A window from Leptothermofonsia sichuanensis E412 encodes these proteins:
- a CDS encoding DUF5615 family PIN-like protein, with the protein MKLDENLGTQGANLLRQAGHNVATVAEQGLESTADSTLIRICHTEARCLVTLDLDFGNPLQFNPTEYSGIAVLRLPTRVTPQDLVNAIQTLIGGLEREDITGKLWIVQQERIRIYQPDQ; encoded by the coding sequence TTGAAGCTTGATGAAAATTTAGGAACGCAGGGAGCAAATTTATTACGGCAAGCAGGGCATAATGTGGCAACCGTTGCCGAACAGGGGTTAGAGTCTACAGCTGATTCAACTCTCATTAGAATTTGCCATACAGAAGCACGATGTTTAGTAACGCTCGATTTAGACTTTGGCAATCCTCTGCAATTTAACCCGACTGAATACAGTGGCATCGCTGTGTTAAGACTGCCTACCAGAGTAACACCACAGGACTTGGTTAATGCAATCCAAACCTTGATAGGAGGTTTAGAGCGTGAGGACATTACTGGAAAATTATGGATAGTCCAACAAGAGCGCATACGCATTTATCAGCCGGATCAGTGA
- a CDS encoding HEAT repeat domain-containing protein, whose amino-acid sequence MKISELEQISAQLESKSTRDRMLALVALRDVSPADAVPLIKKVLYDESIQIRSMAIFALGLKPTEESFPLLLNLLVNDKDYGARADAAGAMGYLCDPRAFEPLVRAFYEDTDWLVRFSAAVSLGNLKDPRAYDVLIKALDSQEIVLQQAAIAALGEIKAVEAVDHILRFAQAEDWLVRQRLAEALGNMPTPKSISALKYLSKDSHYQVAEAARLSLQQLEKGDG is encoded by the coding sequence GTGAAAATTTCAGAATTAGAACAGATCTCCGCTCAACTGGAAAGTAAAAGCACCCGCGATCGCATGTTGGCGCTGGTTGCGCTCAGGGACGTGTCGCCCGCTGATGCAGTGCCATTGATTAAGAAAGTTCTCTATGATGAGAGTATTCAAATCCGGTCGATGGCAATTTTTGCCCTGGGACTCAAGCCAACGGAAGAATCTTTTCCACTGCTGCTCAATTTACTGGTCAATGACAAAGACTATGGAGCCAGAGCCGATGCCGCTGGAGCCATGGGTTATTTGTGCGACCCACGCGCATTTGAACCGTTAGTGCGCGCATTTTATGAAGATACCGATTGGCTGGTACGGTTCAGCGCAGCGGTTTCCCTGGGAAACCTGAAAGATCCCCGTGCCTATGATGTGCTGATTAAGGCGCTGGATAGCCAGGAGATTGTGTTGCAGCAGGCGGCGATCGCGGCTCTGGGTGAAATCAAAGCTGTAGAAGCTGTTGACCATATCCTGCGGTTCGCCCAGGCTGAGGACTGGCTGGTACGCCAGCGACTGGCAGAAGCCCTCGGCAACATGCCTACCCCTAAGAGCATTTCGGCGTTGAAGTATTTGAGCAAGGATAGCCACTACCAGGTTGCTGAAGCTGCCAGGCTCTCGCTGCAACAACTGGAGAAGGGTGATGGGTAA
- a CDS encoding GIY-YIG nuclease family protein yields MAISGEQTGGEQTSLFSTAELRGCYTIHKPSELPISQDALQSWKQRVFQYQRHVAGRETARQKSLFDLAPTVGEMVDLIHPFDLPPQNIEFWRWQEGGEGVSALYFVIDYVLPILLYVGETVKSNMRWKGEHDCKRYILNYVAAHRPHGLPVSVNIGFWAQAPVKTRDRQQLESALIDKWRSPFNKENWEFWGTPFVGGK; encoded by the coding sequence TTGGCCATTAGCGGTGAGCAAACTGGCGGTGAGCAAACATCCCTCTTTTCAACCGCAGAGTTACGGGGATGTTACACCATCCACAAACCATCAGAGCTACCGATCAGCCAGGATGCATTGCAGTCCTGGAAACAGCGGGTCTTTCAGTATCAACGTCATGTGGCTGGCCGTGAAACGGCGAGACAGAAATCCCTGTTTGATCTGGCTCCTACGGTGGGGGAGATGGTAGACCTGATTCATCCCTTTGACTTACCACCGCAAAATATCGAGTTCTGGCGCTGGCAGGAAGGTGGTGAGGGGGTTTCAGCGCTTTATTTTGTCATTGATTATGTGTTGCCCATCCTGCTCTATGTGGGTGAAACGGTAAAATCAAACATGCGCTGGAAAGGTGAGCATGACTGCAAACGATATATTTTGAACTATGTTGCGGCGCATCGCCCGCACGGTTTGCCTGTATCCGTTAATATTGGCTTCTGGGCGCAAGCCCCGGTGAAGACACGCGATCGCCAGCAGCTTGAGTCAGCCTTGATTGACAAATGGCGATCGCCCTTTAACAAAGAAAACTGGGAGTTTTGGGGCACTCCTTTTGTCGGTGGCAAGTGA
- a CDS encoding Uma2 family endonuclease translates to MVTTPEPRLSVPPLENGDRLSRSEFERRYEAMPHLKKAELVEGVVYMASPLRIKSHGEPHGDIIGWLWTYKTATPGVVLGIEPTVRLDLENEPQPDAVLLVPGRQATIGADDYIEGAPELVVEVAASSVAIDLHDKKRAYRRNQVREYIVWRTLEGQLDWFVLEADDYVNQQPDVQGVVRSKAFPGLWLAVSALLSGEMTTVLSVLQQGLNSSEHQAFLQQLSD, encoded by the coding sequence ATGGTAACGACTCCAGAACCCAGGCTATCAGTTCCCCCATTAGAAAATGGCGATCGCCTTTCCCGGTCTGAATTTGAGCGGCGATATGAAGCCATGCCGCACTTAAAGAAAGCTGAACTGGTTGAGGGAGTGGTTTATATGGCATCGCCGCTGAGAATTAAAAGTCATGGGGAACCGCACGGAGACATTATTGGTTGGTTATGGACTTATAAAACCGCCACTCCGGGCGTGGTTCTGGGCATTGAACCGACCGTGCGACTGGATCTGGAGAATGAACCTCAACCGGATGCGGTGTTGCTGGTGCCAGGGAGACAGGCAACCATTGGTGCAGATGACTATATTGAAGGGGCGCCAGAACTGGTGGTGGAAGTGGCGGCGAGTAGTGTGGCGATCGATTTGCATGATAAGAAACGTGCCTATCGTCGGAATCAAGTGCGAGAGTATATTGTTTGGCGAACATTAGAGGGGCAGTTGGATTGGTTTGTGCTGGAGGCGGATGACTATGTGAATCAGCAACCGGATGTTCAGGGTGTAGTTCGCAGCAAAGCCTTTCCCGGTTTGTGGTTGGCGGTGTCGGCGCTTTTGTCAGGCGAGATGACAACCGTGTTATCGGTGTTACAGCAGGGATTAAATTCATCGGAGCATCAAGCGTTTTTACAACAGTTAAGTGATTAG
- a CDS encoding AraC family transcriptional regulator: MKLTLPQIDDDWYKALKTYGFTQQAQGPETWITMPGSFISGWIQETQLRAGLQISIEDYTPHEDLILEEYLVQTRSFRFCFYLSGISRVRCKQQSTPILTLERTPGQNYLAFGGADTHLAWEFVPHQPFRIVNVWVESWLLQSFSDHYERDLPPELQRILQGNLEQPYLNLGDLTPAMKRAACQLLNCGYQGITRYLYLESKTLELIALKLEQMTDQPEINNHYRLLKPQDIERIYHAREILLSNLEHPPSLLTLAHQVGLNDYKLKAGFRQVFGTTVFGYTLPGYRFYPLDKVEMR; encoded by the coding sequence ATGAAACTGACCCTGCCGCAAATCGACGACGACTGGTACAAAGCGCTGAAAACCTACGGATTCACGCAGCAGGCTCAGGGACCCGAAACCTGGATAACCATGCCCGGCTCCTTCATCAGTGGGTGGATTCAGGAAACCCAATTGCGGGCAGGACTGCAAATCAGCATTGAAGACTATACTCCCCACGAAGACCTGATTCTGGAAGAGTATCTGGTTCAGACCCGGTCATTCAGATTTTGCTTCTATCTTTCAGGGATCTCCCGGGTTCGCTGTAAGCAGCAGTCTACTCCCATCCTGACGCTAGAACGGACACCCGGACAGAATTACCTGGCCTTTGGGGGTGCTGATACTCACCTCGCTTGGGAATTTGTCCCCCATCAACCGTTCAGGATCGTCAATGTCTGGGTGGAATCCTGGCTATTGCAAAGCTTTTCTGACCATTATGAACGAGATCTGCCCCCTGAATTGCAGAGAATTTTGCAGGGGAACCTGGAGCAACCCTACTTAAATCTGGGCGATCTCACACCAGCTATGAAAAGGGCTGCCTGTCAACTATTGAACTGTGGCTATCAGGGCATCACTCGCTACCTGTATCTGGAGAGCAAGACGCTTGAACTGATTGCGTTAAAACTGGAACAGATGACCGATCAACCAGAAATAAATAACCACTATCGCCTGCTCAAGCCCCAGGATATTGAGCGAATTTACCATGCCAGGGAGATTTTACTCAGCAATCTGGAACATCCCCCCTCACTGTTGACCCTGGCCCACCAGGTAGGACTGAACGACTACAAACTCAAGGCGGGTTTTCGTCAGGTTTTTGGCACTACGGTTTTTGGCTATACTTTGCCGGGGTATAGATTTTACCCTCTAGATAAAGTAGAAATGAGGTAG
- a CDS encoding DUF433 domain-containing protein, which yields MNRQELLSRIAINSNICFGKPCIKGHRIWVSLILDFLASGMTIPELLEEYPQLQVEDIYACIAYGAEMSRERYIEIPLEKPA from the coding sequence ATGAACCGACAGGAATTACTTTCTCGTATTGCCATCAATTCCAACATTTGCTTTGGCAAACCTTGTATCAAAGGTCATCGCATCTGGGTTTCTCTAATTTTGGATTTTCTTGCCAGCGGCATGACCATTCCAGAACTGCTAGAAGAGTATCCACAGTTGCAGGTTGAAGATATTTATGCCTGTATTGCTTACGGGGCTGAAATGTCTCGTGAACGGTACATTGAAATTCCTTTGGAGAAGCCCGCGTGA
- a CDS encoding IS630 family transposase: MSQYARQVIQEERPIRYFAQDESRFGLKTLIGRLITACGIKPIGQWLWLFKAFWLYGAVEPATGESFFLQFSHVDTACYQAFLEEFSKAYPDSLNILQVDNGRFHSSKDLVVPENVILLFQPAYCPELNPIERLWEYLKADLKWASFKTLEQLQAKVDQLLAQLTPEVIASITGYSFILNALSALNPI, encoded by the coding sequence TTGAGCCAGTATGCTCGGCAAGTCATCCAGGAGGAGCGTCCTATCCGTTATTTTGCTCAGGATGAAAGTCGCTTTGGACTCAAAACCCTGATTGGGCGCTTGATTACTGCTTGTGGTATCAAACCGATTGGGCAATGGCTATGGTTGTTCAAAGCGTTTTGGCTCTATGGGGCCGTCGAACCAGCAACCGGAGAGTCGTTTTTCTTGCAATTCTCCCATGTGGATACTGCTTGCTATCAAGCGTTCCTCGAGGAGTTCTCCAAAGCCTACCCCGATAGTCTCAACATTCTACAAGTGGATAACGGGCGTTTTCACAGCAGTAAAGATTTAGTGGTGCCAGAGAATGTGATTTTATTGTTTCAACCTGCTTACTGCCCAGAGTTAAATCCGATTGAAAGGTTGTGGGAATACCTCAAGGCAGATTTGAAGTGGGCTTCGTTCAAAACGCTAGAGCAACTCCAAGCGAAGGTCGATCAACTCCTGGCTCAATTGACTCCAGAAGTTATTGCTTCGATCACAGGATATTCCTTCATCCTGAATGCCCTATCTGCCCTGAACCCCATTTAA
- a CDS encoding helix-turn-helix domain-containing protein, producing the protein MAGVTSVKVKESLDELVQQLQQVETPKDKERLQVLYWLKQEKPPSIGAIAKAIGKHRNTVGRWLLQYREGGVSAMLERKVSSGGVRKIPQWAEEVLAKRLKNSEHGFASYGAVQQWLAEELGVEAEYHAVYQMTRYRLQAKLKVARPQNIKQDCERRESFKKTLQMTWSC; encoded by the coding sequence ATGGCTGGAGTCACCTCGGTTAAAGTCAAAGAAAGTCTCGATGAGCTAGTCCAACAATTGCAACAAGTGGAAACACCAAAGGACAAGGAACGCCTGCAAGTGCTGTACTGGCTCAAACAGGAAAAGCCACCCAGCATTGGTGCGATTGCCAAGGCGATCGGGAAACATCGCAATACAGTAGGGAGATGGTTATTGCAGTATCGGGAAGGTGGGGTGAGTGCCATGCTGGAACGTAAAGTGTCGTCTGGCGGTGTCCGCAAGATTCCACAATGGGCGGAAGAGGTACTGGCTAAGCGATTAAAGAACTCGGAACATGGATTTGCCAGTTATGGAGCTGTGCAACAGTGGTTAGCGGAGGAGTTGGGTGTCGAAGCGGAGTATCATGCGGTATACCAAATGACGCGCTATCGCCTCCAAGCGAAGCTGAAAGTGGCTCGTCCGCAAAATATCAAGCAGGATTGTGAACGGCGCGAATCATTTAAAAAAACCTTGCAGATGACCTGGAGTTGTTGA